A region from the Musa acuminata AAA Group cultivar baxijiao chromosome BXJ1-10, Cavendish_Baxijiao_AAA, whole genome shotgun sequence genome encodes:
- the LOC135595123 gene encoding protein ASYMMETRIC LEAVES 2-like: MVSAAAAAAAASPCAACKFLRRKCQPECVFAPYFPPDQPQKFVHVHRVFGASNVTKLLNELHPYQREDAVNSLAYEADMRLRDPVYGCVGVISLLQRQLRQLRVDLSAAMSELSKYQPAATGHELIDVNDLTMPRHYEEDPTAKLAADGSYDTGLASVMKPSTASGDDSSAIKPL; this comes from the coding sequence ATGGtatcggcggcggcagcggctgcAGCAGCATCGCCATGCGCGGCCTGCAAGTTCCTGCGGCGAAAGTGCCAGCCGGAGTGCGTGTTCGCCCCCTACTTCCCGCCGGACCAGCCGCAAAAGTTCGTGCACGTGCACCGGGTGTTCGGGGCCAGCAACGTCACGAAGCTGCTCAATGAGCTGCACCCTTACCAACGCGAGGACGCCGTCAACTCCCTCGCCTACGAGGCCGACATGCGCCTCCGCGACCCCGTCTACGGCTGCGTCGGCGTCATCTCCCTCCTCCAGCGCCAGCTTCGCCAGCTCCGTGTCGACCTGTCCGCCGCCATGTCCGAGCTCTCCAAGTACCAGCCCGCCGCCACTGGGCATGAGCTCATCGATGTCAACGATCTTACGATGCCGAGGCACTACGAAGAAGATCCGACAGCGAAGCTGGCCGCCGATGGATCATACGACACCGGACTTGCAAGCGTCATGAAGCCAAGCACGGCCAGCGGCGACGACAGCTCAGCCATTAAACCTCTGTAA
- the LOC135594909 gene encoding polygalacturonase-like yields MHLRECSLVNLGLCLLRPSSFSHQHKHLHTNPINISSPFIKLSNTSTECIGFSRGCGAFMAQLRSFIVLLLVVVFDDLVSYGEAAYNIADYGAKSDGRTDSTKSLLAAWEAACGSAGSATMYVPAGDFLVGQATFAGPCSSSKITVQIDGTLVSPSDLGGAGHWLVFHHVEGVSVYGGTVDGRGSSLWACKAAGRSCAAGASSLTFRNSKDITISGLTSTDSELYHIVIDGCDGVTVKNVKITAPGNSPNTDGIHVQGSSHVTITGASIKTGDDCISVGPGTTNLWIEQVACGPGHGISIGSLGKEYDEEGVENVTVNTAVFTGTENGLRIKTWGRPSQGFVKGVVFEHAVMQNVQNPIIIDQNYCPGDRGCPDQSSGVRISGVTYNDIHGSSASEVAVNFDCSASNPCTGIGLQDIKLTYGNTAAESSCKHADGTASGFVVPPSCL; encoded by the exons ATGCACCTGAGGGAGTGTTCCCTCGTAAATCTCGGGCTGTGTTTGCTTCGTCCTTCATCCTTCAGCCACCAACACAAACACCTTCACACGAACCCTATAAATATCAGCAGTCCATTCATCAAGCTCTCCAACACCTCCACCGAGTGTATTGGTTTCAGTAGAGGCTGCGGTGCTTTCATGGCTCAGCTCAGGAGCTTCATCGTTCTCCTCCTCGTGGTCGTCTTCGACGACCTTGTGTCGTATGGGGAAGCAGCATACAACATTGCCGATTACGGCGCCAAGTCAGATGGCCGGACCGACTCGACCAAGTCGCTGCTCGCTGCATGGGAAGCGGCCTGCGGCTCGGCGGGGTCGGCCACCATGTACGTGCCGGCCGGGGACTTCTTGGTCGGCCAAGCCACCTTCGCTGGCCCATGCAGCAGCAGCAAGATCACCGTCCAGATCGACGGGACGCTCGTCTCGCCGTCCGATCTCGGCGGGGCTGGCCACTGGCTCGTGTTCCACCACGTCGAGGGCGTGTCGGTGTACGGCGGGACCGTCGACGGCCGCGGATCCTCCCTCTGGGCCTGCAAGGCCGCCGGACGTAGCTGCGCCGCCGGAGCCTCG TCGCTAACGTTCAGGAACTCGAAGGACATCACGATCAGCGGGCTGACATCGACGGACAGCGAGCTATACCACATCGTGATCGACGGCTGCGATGGCGTGACAGTGAAGAACGTCAAGATCACGGCACCGGGGAACAGCCCCAACACCGACGGCATCCACGTCCAAGGGTCGAGCCACGTGACGATTACCGGGGCCAGCATCAAGACCGGCGACGACTGCATCTCCGTCGGGCCCGGCACCACTAACCTGTGGATCGAACAGGTGGCGTGCGGCCCAGGCCACGGCATAAG CATCGGGAGCCTGGGGAAGGAATACGACGAGGAGGGGGTGGAGAACGTGACGGTGAACACGGCGGTGTTCACGGGGACGGAGAATGGGCTGCGGATAAAGACATGGGGGAGGCCGAGCCAGGGGTTCGTGAAGGGGGTGGTGTTCGAGCACGCCGTGATGCAGAACGTCCAAAACCCCATCATCATCGACCAGAACTACTGCCCCGGCGACAGAGGATGCCCCGACCAG AGTTCCGGCGTCAGGATCAGTGGCGTGACGTACAATGACATTCATGGATCGTCTGCATCGGAAGTGGCGGTCAACTTCGACTGCAGCGCCAGCAACCCCTGCACCGGAATCGGGTTACAGGACATCAAGCTCACCTACGGGAACACGGCGGCGGAATCATCCTGTAAGCACGCCGATGGCACCGCCTCCGGCTTCGTCGTGCCGCCAAGTTGTCTATGA